One window of the Pseudofrankia sp. DC12 genome contains the following:
- a CDS encoding MSMEG_0565 family glycosyltransferase, protein MRIALLTYSTKARGGVVATLCLAEALARAGHEVDLWTLARGGDGGFFRPVAPGVTVHGVPFPDRAGESVGARVLRSVEVLGAAFHDHPATGPGGYDVVHAQDCISANAVPECVRTVHHLDTFSTPELVACHELALRRPYAHVCVSAAVAAELSAGWGIEARVIPNGVEAARFAAAADPASAEARARWRGQLGRFVLAVGGIEPRKGTLDLVEAMALLPGLVPPGAPVPALVVAGGETLFDYRDYRTRVLARAAEVGLEPVLLGPVDHARLPSLVAAAAVFAFPSVKEGFGLAALEALAAGVPVVASDLPVLREVFAGAVRFADGPAELAAGLAASLAAPDPTRRAAGAALAARHSWDAAAGAHADLYRDLLASRRAAASPTGRSGNRPRGC, encoded by the coding sequence CTGCGGATCGCGTTGCTGACGTACTCGACGAAGGCACGCGGCGGCGTCGTCGCCACGCTCTGCCTGGCCGAGGCGCTCGCCCGCGCGGGCCATGAGGTTGACCTGTGGACCCTCGCCCGCGGCGGCGACGGCGGCTTCTTCCGGCCGGTAGCCCCGGGGGTGACGGTCCACGGGGTGCCGTTCCCGGACCGGGCGGGCGAGTCCGTCGGGGCTCGGGTGCTGCGCTCGGTCGAGGTCCTCGGCGCTGCCTTCCACGACCATCCCGCCACCGGGCCGGGTGGGTATGACGTCGTCCACGCGCAGGACTGCATCAGCGCGAACGCGGTACCGGAGTGCGTGCGCACCGTCCACCACCTCGACACGTTCAGCACGCCGGAACTGGTGGCCTGCCACGAACTGGCCCTGCGCCGGCCGTACGCCCACGTCTGCGTGTCGGCGGCGGTCGCCGCCGAGCTCTCGGCCGGCTGGGGCATCGAGGCACGCGTGATCCCCAACGGGGTGGAGGCGGCGCGGTTCGCCGCGGCGGCGGACCCGGCGTCGGCCGAGGCGAGAGCCCGGTGGCGCGGGCAGCTTGGCCGGTTCGTGCTGGCGGTCGGTGGGATCGAGCCACGCAAGGGCACCCTCGACCTCGTCGAGGCGATGGCCCTTCTTCCTGGACTTGTGCCGCCCGGCGCGCCGGTACCGGCGCTGGTGGTCGCGGGCGGCGAGACGTTGTTCGACTACCGGGACTACCGCACCCGGGTGCTCGCTCGGGCTGCCGAGGTGGGCCTCGAGCCGGTGCTCCTCGGGCCGGTGGACCACGCCCGGCTCCCGTCGCTGGTCGCGGCGGCCGCCGTCTTCGCCTTCCCGTCCGTCAAGGAGGGCTTCGGCCTGGCCGCGCTGGAGGCGCTGGCGGCTGGCGTGCCGGTGGTGGCGAGCGATCTGCCGGTGCTGCGGGAGGTCTTCGCCGGTGCGGTCCGCTTCGCCGACGGTCCGGCCGAGCTGGCCGCAGGGCTCGCGGCGTCCCTCGCGGCGCCGGACCCGACCCGTCGCGCGGCCGGCGCCGCCCTCGCCGCGCGGCACAGCTGGGACGCGGCCGCCGGCGCACATGCCGATCTCTACCGTGACCTCCTCGCGAGCCGGCGGGCAGCGGCCTCTCCCACGGGACGGTCAGGCAACCGTCCACGAGGGTGTTGA
- a CDS encoding FAD-dependent monooxygenase, with amino-acid sequence MTLAATERVVIVGAGAGGLLAAVFLARAGRQVLVVDRDAARPPGVGEPRPGVPQARHSHAYLARFRALLRQRAPDLLAALLAAGAREISLPRTAPAEIRSSLTGPGAGTTVPGLPTESGELVVLGARRALLDDVLRTAAQAEPGVTIQDRSRVTGLVTAPSAADGVPWVRGVRLADGTSVAADLVVDAGGRRSPLRDLLAAAGAALPAALEAPCGITYYSRFYARGGDRSLATGLNRGHTAGGSFDLYSCLVFPADKDVFSVTFGVLPEDAELRVLRHGVAFDAAVRAIGPIAPWLDGKTAVNPTEPAAEARTPAGGSWATPGGGPVGPLGPVAAMAGLHNRFHPWVADGQPAVLGLLPIGDAALITNPAHTRGTTLAALTAAWLTDVVASTRDPVERALRLDAIVRAEALPWYHDSRAQDSARLARWRSSPAVAPAPRSPDGAGSGRAGSEPVTNGEAFLAAARDPVVWQAFTRLQNLLALPSEVLADPGIVARVRAVQASGWRPAPAAGPSHADLVATAEAALARAGERQAPDSSR; translated from the coding sequence ATGACCCTCGCGGCCACCGAACGCGTCGTGATCGTCGGCGCCGGCGCCGGCGGTCTGCTGGCCGCGGTGTTCCTCGCCCGCGCCGGCCGCCAGGTCCTGGTCGTCGACCGGGACGCCGCCAGGCCGCCCGGGGTGGGCGAGCCGCGGCCGGGGGTGCCGCAGGCGCGGCACTCGCACGCCTACCTGGCCCGGTTCCGCGCGCTGCTCAGGCAGCGGGCACCGGACCTGCTGGCCGCCCTGCTCGCCGCGGGCGCACGGGAGATCTCGCTCCCGCGGACCGCTCCCGCCGAGATCCGGTCGTCGCTGACCGGTCCCGGCGCCGGCACGACCGTTCCGGGGCTGCCGACGGAGTCGGGTGAGCTGGTGGTGCTCGGCGCCCGGCGCGCCCTGCTCGACGACGTCCTGCGCACGGCGGCACAGGCCGAGCCGGGGGTCACCATCCAGGACCGGTCCCGGGTCACCGGCCTGGTGACGGCCCCATCCGCCGCCGACGGCGTGCCGTGGGTGCGCGGCGTGCGCCTCGCCGACGGCACCAGCGTCGCGGCCGACCTGGTGGTCGACGCGGGCGGGCGGCGCTCGCCGCTGCGGGACCTGCTCGCGGCGGCCGGCGCGGCGCTGCCGGCCGCGCTCGAGGCGCCCTGCGGCATCACGTACTACTCGCGGTTCTACGCCCGCGGCGGCGACCGGTCGCTCGCCACCGGCCTCAACCGCGGCCACACCGCCGGCGGGTCCTTCGACCTTTACTCCTGCCTGGTCTTTCCGGCCGACAAGGACGTGTTCTCGGTGACCTTCGGCGTCCTGCCCGAGGACGCGGAGCTGCGGGTGCTCCGGCACGGCGTCGCGTTCGACGCGGCGGTCCGGGCGATCGGCCCGATCGCACCCTGGCTGGACGGCAAGACGGCCGTCAACCCCACGGAGCCAGCCGCCGAGGCGCGGACGCCGGCCGGCGGCAGTTGGGCGACGCCCGGCGGCGGCCCGGTCGGACCGCTCGGCCCGGTCGCCGCGATGGCCGGGCTGCACAACCGGTTCCACCCCTGGGTCGCCGACGGCCAACCCGCGGTGCTGGGCCTGCTGCCCATCGGCGACGCCGCGCTGATCACCAATCCGGCCCACACCAGGGGCACGACGCTCGCGGCGCTCACGGCCGCGTGGCTGACGGACGTCGTCGCCAGCACGCGCGACCCGGTCGAACGCGCGCTGCGCCTCGACGCGATCGTGCGAGCCGAGGCGCTGCCCTGGTACCACGACTCCCGCGCCCAGGACTCCGCGCGCCTCGCCCGCTGGCGCTCGTCCCCGGCCGTCGCCCCGGCTCCGCGCAGCCCGGATGGAGCCGGATCAGGCCGCGCGGGCTCCGAGCCGGTGACGAACGGGGAGGCGTTTCTCGCCGCGGCGCGCGACCCGGTCGTCTGGCAGGCCTTCACCCGGCTGCAGAACCTGCTGGCGCTTCCGTCGGAGGTGCTCGCCGACCCCGGGATCGTCGCCCGGGTCCGCGCCGTCCAGGCCTCCGGCTGGCGCCCCGCGCCGGCAGCCGGGCCCAGCCACGCCGACCTCGTCGCGACGGCAGAGGCCGCGCTCGCCCGCGCGGGCGAGCGCCAGGCCCCGGACAGCTCGCGGTGA
- a CDS encoding carbon-nitrogen hydrolase family protein: protein MSTMTIGAVSDTFGRDLAACFERVARYIESARAQGVQLLALPEASLGGYLPELDSTDDPGIVEPPPLLAADGPEIAHLVDLAGDMVVCIGYSERDGARRYNSAVCVGAGEVLGRYRKVHLPLSEGASYDAGTGFHAFDTPIGRIGMLICYDKVFPESARSLALDGAKIIACLSAWPMSRTNPAETPAADRWRFRFDTFDEARALENQVVWVSANQVGRFGTLTFVGNSKILHADGTGLAATGDKEGLAVARLDVDHALFVARRGLNHLRGRRPDAYDTQCLLAGEPLLHQPLRLIPPARTG from the coding sequence ATGAGCACTATGACTATCGGGGCGGTGTCCGACACGTTCGGGCGGGACCTGGCCGCGTGCTTCGAGCGGGTGGCCCGGTACATCGAGTCGGCGCGGGCGCAAGGTGTCCAGCTGCTCGCGCTGCCGGAGGCGTCGCTCGGCGGCTACCTCCCGGAGCTCGACTCGACCGACGACCCCGGCATCGTCGAGCCGCCCCCACTGCTCGCGGCCGACGGGCCGGAGATCGCCCACCTGGTCGACCTGGCCGGCGACATGGTCGTCTGCATCGGCTACTCGGAACGGGACGGGGCCCGCCGCTACAACAGCGCCGTCTGCGTCGGCGCCGGAGAGGTGCTCGGCCGTTACCGCAAGGTCCACCTGCCCCTGTCCGAGGGCGCCTCCTACGACGCGGGTACCGGCTTCCACGCGTTCGACACACCGATCGGGCGGATCGGCATGCTGATCTGCTACGACAAGGTCTTCCCCGAGTCGGCCCGAAGCCTGGCACTCGACGGCGCGAAGATCATCGCTTGCCTGTCGGCCTGGCCGATGTCGCGCACGAACCCGGCCGAGACCCCGGCCGCCGACCGCTGGCGCTTCCGGTTCGACACCTTCGACGAGGCCCGCGCACTGGAGAACCAGGTGGTCTGGGTGTCGGCGAACCAGGTTGGCCGGTTCGGGACACTGACGTTCGTCGGCAACTCGAAGATCCTGCACGCCGACGGCACCGGGCTCGCCGCGACCGGTGACAAGGAGGGGCTGGCCGTGGCCCGGCTGGACGTCGACCATGCGCTCTTCGTCGCCCGGCGCGGCCTGAACCACCTGCGCGGCCGGCGCCCGGACGCCTACGACACCCAGTGTCTGCTGGCCGGCGAGCCGCTCCTGCACCAGCCGCTCCGGCTCATCCCGCCGGCGCGCACCGGCTGA
- a CDS encoding MSMEG_0567/sll0787 family protein: MVAALLAGDPVPAGPVGRPGPVDTLAVWGDPGPLRLRPSYRIERAQDAAAIAAYHRLRRAVFVDEQGLFADGPTGDLDATDEDSRTIVLAAWAVGGPQDGQIIGGVRLGPTAAWPGPDIGWWQGGRLAVTAAARERYAGVGGALVRVACAHAEAAGALRFDATVHRARERFFGRLGWMTVGPTTVNGAPHVLMRWPIHRVAMLAAITKAPLGALLGGLRPGGTGFVGDDGAPVPGTDLVAACDAILPAMVDRDPFWAGWCGVLVNLNDLAAMGAQPLGLLDAVAGPTEARVSRVLAGLRAASDAFAVPILGGHSQLGVASSLAVTAIGRAEEPIRAGAGLPGHVVTVTADLAGGWRPGYTGRQWDSTSARRTAELRGMLSLTVRHRPVAAKDVSMAGIVGTLGMLAESSGCSAEIDVARVPRPAGVPAGDWLTCFPGFALVTADVPERPMPALSQAVSACCGRLVPGTGVSLVWPDGLRTPVLGGHVTGMGPA, encoded by the coding sequence ATGGTGGCAGCGCTGCTCGCCGGTGACCCGGTCCCGGCCGGCCCGGTCGGCCGGCCGGGCCCGGTCGACACCCTCGCCGTCTGGGGCGATCCCGGCCCGCTGCGCCTGCGCCCGAGCTACCGGATCGAGCGGGCGCAGGACGCGGCCGCCATCGCCGCCTACCACCGGCTGCGCCGGGCGGTGTTCGTCGACGAGCAGGGCCTGTTCGCCGACGGGCCGACCGGCGACCTGGACGCCACCGACGAGGACTCGCGCACGATCGTGCTCGCCGCCTGGGCCGTCGGCGGGCCACAGGACGGCCAGATCATCGGCGGGGTGCGCCTCGGCCCGACGGCGGCCTGGCCGGGACCGGACATCGGCTGGTGGCAGGGCGGCCGGCTCGCGGTGACGGCCGCCGCCCGGGAGCGCTACGCCGGCGTCGGCGGCGCGCTGGTCCGGGTCGCGTGCGCGCATGCCGAGGCGGCCGGCGCGCTCCGGTTCGACGCGACGGTCCACCGGGCGCGGGAGCGGTTCTTCGGCCGGCTCGGCTGGATGACGGTCGGGCCGACGACGGTCAACGGCGCGCCGCACGTGCTGATGCGCTGGCCGATCCACCGGGTCGCCATGCTCGCCGCGATCACAAAGGCGCCACTGGGGGCGCTGCTCGGCGGGCTACGCCCGGGCGGCACCGGCTTCGTCGGTGACGACGGCGCGCCGGTGCCGGGAACCGACCTGGTAGCCGCGTGCGACGCGATCCTGCCGGCGATGGTCGACCGGGACCCGTTCTGGGCCGGCTGGTGCGGGGTGCTGGTCAACCTGAACGACCTGGCCGCGATGGGCGCCCAGCCGCTCGGGCTGCTCGACGCGGTCGCCGGGCCGACGGAGGCCCGGGTCAGCCGGGTGCTGGCCGGGCTGCGGGCCGCCTCCGACGCCTTCGCGGTGCCGATCCTCGGCGGGCACAGCCAGCTCGGGGTGGCGTCGTCGCTCGCCGTCACCGCCATCGGGCGGGCCGAGGAGCCGATCCGCGCCGGCGCCGGCCTGCCCGGACACGTCGTCACCGTCACCGCCGATCTCGCCGGGGGCTGGCGCCCCGGCTACACCGGCCGGCAGTGGGACTCGACCTCGGCCCGTCGGACCGCCGAGCTGCGCGGGATGCTCTCGCTCACTGTCCGCCACCGACCTGTGGCGGCCAAGGACGTCAGCATGGCCGGGATCGTCGGCACCCTCGGCATGCTCGCCGAGTCCAGCGGCTGCTCGGCCGAGATCGACGTGGCGCGGGTGCCGCGGCCGGCGGGCGTCCCGGCCGGCGACTGGCTGACCTGTTTCCCCGGCTTCGCCCTGGTCACCGCGGACGTCCCCGAGCGGCCGATGCCCGCGTTGTCGCAGGCCGTCTCGGCCTGCTGCGGGCGGCTGGTACCCGGGACCGGCGTCTCGCTGGTGTGGCCCGACGGCCTGCGGACCCCGGTTCTCGGCGGTCACGTCACCGGGATGGGGCCCGCATGA
- a CDS encoding MSMEG_0568 family radical SAM protein: MTLPPTPSAASVNASDGTGRPAAAGHNRLPGSPADKATAALTVAADLDSDVRAPRPPSLETRVGLAVHGVRLTAPVSRRAGAGPSDDGHVVLGGRGVALPIVATSRYEVSGDRLLFEGTDLGVPVEPVRRPRFYDLTTADGIRYDQLARLHSADVLATTVLQTCVRYQEADRCRFCAIEESLRAGATTALKTPAQLAEVAEAAVRLDGVRQMVMTTGSTAAPDRGARLLAEAVRAVLEVVPGLPIQVQCEPPGDLAAISELRRAGASAIGIHVESLDDAVRARWMPGKATVPLAAYEAAWTEAVRVFGRNRVSTYLLAGLGEDPDELVAGAERLIGLGVYPFVVPFRPIAGTLAARDGAAAPNPAVVADVTRRVAAALRSAGMRGRDQTAGCAACGACSALPEAGG; this comes from the coding sequence ATGACGCTGCCGCCCACCCCCTCCGCGGCGAGCGTCAACGCCAGTGACGGAACCGGCCGCCCCGCGGCGGCCGGCCACAACCGGCTCCCCGGCTCCCCGGCCGACAAGGCCACCGCGGCCCTCACCGTGGCGGCGGACCTCGACAGCGACGTGCGGGCTCCCCGACCGCCAAGCCTGGAGACCCGGGTCGGCCTCGCCGTGCACGGCGTGCGGCTCACCGCGCCGGTGAGCCGGCGGGCCGGAGCCGGTCCGAGCGACGACGGGCACGTCGTGCTCGGCGGCCGCGGCGTCGCGCTGCCGATCGTGGCGACCAGCCGGTACGAGGTCAGCGGCGACCGGCTGCTCTTCGAGGGCACCGACCTCGGCGTCCCGGTCGAGCCGGTCCGCCGGCCCCGGTTCTACGACCTGACGACGGCCGACGGCATCCGTTATGACCAGCTCGCCCGGCTGCACAGCGCCGACGTGCTGGCGACCACCGTGCTGCAGACCTGCGTCCGCTACCAGGAAGCGGACCGCTGCCGGTTCTGCGCGATCGAGGAGTCGCTGCGGGCCGGAGCCACTACCGCGCTGAAAACCCCGGCCCAGCTGGCCGAGGTCGCCGAGGCGGCCGTTCGCCTCGACGGGGTGCGGCAGATGGTGATGACGACGGGCAGCACCGCCGCGCCCGATCGGGGCGCCCGGCTGCTCGCGGAGGCGGTCCGGGCCGTGCTCGAGGTGGTTCCTGGCCTGCCGATCCAGGTCCAGTGCGAGCCACCCGGGGACCTCGCGGCGATCTCCGAGCTACGCCGGGCCGGCGCCAGCGCGATCGGGATCCACGTCGAATCGCTCGACGACGCCGTACGCGCCCGCTGGATGCCCGGCAAAGCGACCGTCCCGTTGGCCGCCTACGAGGCCGCGTGGACGGAGGCGGTCCGCGTCTTCGGCCGCAACCGGGTCTCCACCTACCTGCTGGCCGGCCTCGGCGAGGACCCGGACGAGCTCGTCGCCGGCGCCGAGCGGCTGATCGGCCTTGGTGTCTACCCGTTCGTCGTCCCGTTCCGCCCGATCGCCGGCACCCTCGCCGCCCGTGACGGCGCCGCGGCACCGAACCCGGCGGTCGTGGCGGACGTGACCCGCCGGGTCGCGGCCGCCCTGCGGTCCGCAGGGATGCGCGGGAGAGACCAGACCGCGGGCTGCGCCGCCTGCGGTGCCTGCTCGGCGCTGCCCGAGGCGGGGGGCTGA
- a CDS encoding MSMEG_0572/Sll0783 family nitrogen starvation response protein: MELTELEQQSIAEVPHPSLPPGSNLYGSTKIFPDYQAENGESYLTLIHGIAHESSVSFVAILQATRALRKGFESVIYFYGPGAMNAMATRGFPHTGDSAFAGEHNINNQLETFIKEGGKVYVCRFGLSLHGLREEDLIEGAIPAHPLDIQDCVIHYARKGAVINSTYMF; encoded by the coding sequence ATGGAGCTGACCGAGCTGGAGCAGCAGAGCATCGCCGAGGTACCGCACCCGTCACTGCCGCCCGGCAGCAACCTGTACGGCTCAACCAAGATCTTTCCCGACTACCAGGCCGAGAACGGCGAAAGCTACCTCACCCTGATCCACGGCATCGCGCACGAGTCGTCGGTGAGCTTCGTGGCGATCCTGCAGGCGACCCGCGCCCTGCGGAAGGGCTTCGAGTCGGTCATCTACTTCTACGGGCCGGGCGCGATGAACGCGATGGCCACCCGGGGCTTCCCACACACCGGCGACTCCGCGTTCGCCGGCGAGCACAACATCAACAACCAGCTGGAGACCTTCATCAAGGAAGGCGGGAAGGTCTACGTCTGCCGGTTCGGCCTGTCCCTGCACGGGCTACGCGAGGAGGACCTGATCGAGGGCGCCATCCCGGCGCACCCGCTGGACATCCAGGACTGTGTGATCCACTACGCCCGCAAGGGCGCCGTCATCAACTCGACCTACATGTTCTGA
- a CDS encoding amidohydrolase family protein encodes MPLREVRDAHRHLGVLPAYGFYGGPPVTPDVSARGTLAELRADLDREGTARALVIPNYGVPDVAVTFGFNELCVEAAQADDRIRAGVWVSPRPSDAAHTAKALQLTDEPGVVALKLSFLLGGRADAAECLPQLDAIFATAAARDLVVHVHTSPGAASDIDVVGNLVDRYADEVRIHLVHLGGGVSGHIKLIGGRFFDWVAAGKRVYTDTSWAVGFAARWLAAEIERRGLGHDRLLFASDEPWGDHPGELARLAAAVGDGELARHVFTDNFDTLYGCHSP; translated from the coding sequence GTGCCGCTGCGAGAGGTGCGCGACGCGCACCGACATCTCGGAGTACTTCCCGCCTACGGTTTCTACGGCGGGCCGCCGGTGACGCCGGATGTCTCGGCCCGTGGCACCCTCGCCGAGCTGCGCGCCGATCTCGACCGCGAAGGCACCGCCAGGGCGCTGGTCATCCCGAACTACGGCGTCCCGGACGTCGCGGTCACCTTCGGCTTCAACGAGCTGTGCGTCGAGGCGGCCCAGGCCGACGACCGGATCCGGGCCGGCGTGTGGGTGTCACCCCGGCCGTCCGACGCGGCACACACCGCCAAGGCGCTCCAGCTGACGGACGAGCCCGGCGTCGTGGCGCTGAAGCTCAGCTTCCTGCTCGGCGGCCGGGCCGACGCCGCCGAGTGCCTGCCCCAGCTGGACGCGATCTTCGCCACGGCGGCGGCGCGCGACCTTGTGGTGCATGTCCATACCTCCCCTGGAGCCGCCTCCGACATCGACGTCGTCGGGAACCTCGTGGACCGGTACGCCGACGAGGTGCGTATTCACCTCGTGCACCTGGGTGGCGGCGTGAGCGGGCACATCAAGCTGATCGGCGGCCGGTTCTTCGACTGGGTCGCCGCCGGCAAGCGGGTCTACACCGACACCAGCTGGGCGGTCGGCTTCGCGGCCCGCTGGCTGGCCGCCGAGATCGAGCGGCGCGGCCTCGGCCACGACCGGCTGCTCTTCGCCAGCGACGAGCCCTGGGGCGACCACCCCGGCGAGCTCGCCCGGCTGGCGGCCGCGGTCGGCGACGGGGAGCTGGCCCGGCACGTCTTCACCGACAACTTCGACACCCTTTACGGCTGCCACTCGCCCTGA